From a region of the Myxococcus fulvus genome:
- a CDS encoding MaoC/PaaZ C-terminal domain-containing protein, with the protein MKKMVAAHKKVGKQRYRETHGLFYEDFEVGDVFEHRPGRTLTDVDNMWQSLLSLNTHPLHIDAVYASKTEWKRPLMSSLVTLAIVGGMSLNSTSAKGVANLGWDRIRLTAPVFVGDTLYAESRVLAKRRSRSRAKQGVVTVETKGLKADGTVVMTFERSFLVPLRRHGVDVDANY; encoded by the coding sequence ATGAAGAAGATGGTGGCCGCCCACAAGAAGGTGGGCAAGCAGCGCTACCGCGAGACGCACGGGCTGTTCTACGAGGACTTCGAGGTGGGCGACGTCTTCGAGCACCGCCCCGGTCGCACGCTCACCGACGTGGACAACATGTGGCAGTCGCTGCTCAGCCTCAACACCCACCCGCTCCACATCGACGCCGTCTACGCCAGCAAGACCGAGTGGAAGCGGCCGTTGATGTCCAGCCTCGTCACCCTGGCCATCGTCGGGGGGATGAGTCTGAACAGCACCAGCGCCAAGGGCGTGGCGAACCTGGGGTGGGATCGCATCCGGTTGACGGCCCCCGTCTTCGTGGGGGACACCCTGTACGCGGAGAGCCGGGTGCTGGCCAAGAGGAGGTCCCGCTCTCGCGCGAAACAGGGAGTGGTCACCGTGGAGACGAAGGGCCTCAAGGCGGACGGCACCGTCGTGATGACCTTCGAGCGCTCCTTCCTCGTGCCCTTGCGGCGCCATGGCGTGGACGTGGATGCGAACTACTGA
- a CDS encoding NAD(P)H-quinone oxidoreductase, protein MRTTEVMTAVVVRTPGGPEQLHLETRPRPVPGPRQLLVRVRASALNRGDTSQRAGGYTLPPGVTSPLLGIEVAGEVEAVGDEVRAFQPGARVFGLVDGGGYAEACLMEEGLALPIPEGWSFVEAAAAPEAYCTAHESLVELGGLGPGQSVLIHAAGSGIGTACIQVAREVGATVFVTVGSDEKLRRCLALGALAGVVRTRENFADAVPEWTKGRGLDVVEDFVGGAALGRNLRALRFGGTLMLVGLMDGIRGDLDLKQVVLRRLQLKGMALRPLPLAAKVAVVQRFRERWLPRLVDGRVRAVIDTTFPLARVADAHRYMESNASFGKILLEL, encoded by the coding sequence ATGCGAACTACTGAGGTGATGACGGCGGTCGTCGTGCGGACTCCAGGCGGTCCGGAGCAGCTCCACCTGGAAACCAGACCCCGGCCCGTCCCCGGCCCCCGTCAGCTCCTCGTGCGGGTGCGCGCCTCCGCCCTCAACCGCGGAGACACCAGCCAGCGCGCCGGCGGCTACACGCTGCCTCCCGGCGTCACCAGCCCGCTGCTCGGCATCGAGGTCGCGGGCGAGGTGGAGGCCGTGGGCGACGAGGTGCGCGCCTTCCAGCCCGGCGCGCGCGTCTTCGGCCTGGTGGACGGCGGCGGCTACGCGGAGGCGTGTCTGATGGAGGAGGGGTTGGCCCTCCCGATTCCAGAGGGCTGGTCCTTCGTCGAGGCCGCGGCCGCGCCCGAGGCGTACTGCACCGCGCACGAGTCACTCGTCGAGCTGGGGGGCCTGGGACCCGGTCAGTCCGTGCTCATCCACGCCGCGGGCAGCGGCATCGGCACCGCGTGCATCCAGGTGGCGCGAGAGGTGGGCGCCACCGTCTTCGTCACCGTGGGCAGCGACGAGAAGCTGCGCCGGTGTCTGGCGTTGGGCGCCTTGGCGGGCGTGGTGCGCACGCGGGAGAACTTCGCGGACGCGGTGCCCGAGTGGACGAAGGGACGCGGCCTGGACGTGGTGGAGGACTTCGTCGGAGGCGCGGCGCTGGGCCGCAACCTGCGCGCGCTGCGCTTCGGCGGCACCCTGATGCTCGTGGGGTTGATGGACGGAATCCGCGGCGACCTGGACCTGAAGCAGGTGGTGCTGCGCCGCCTCCAGCTCAAGGGCATGGCGCTGCGTCCGCTGCCCCTGGCCGCCAAGGTCGCCGTCGTCCAGCGCTTCCGCGAGCGCTGGCTGCCAAGGCTCGTCGACGGCCGCGTGCGCGCGGTCATCGACACCACCTTCCCGCTGGCGCGCGTGGCGGACGCGCACCGGTACATGGAATCCAACGCGAGCTTCGGGAAGATCCTCCTCGAGCTCTGA
- a CDS encoding ornithine cyclodeaminase family protein, translating to MKSDATRTLLVTRADLRCIVEEVGADALMDELIRALTEALRTFDGELTEVRKRDGFLTEHPRQPGCLEWMPVMQKGGAVTVKMVSYSPFNPEEQGLPTIIATNSLYDSRTGHLVALMDGVFATALRTGAASAVATRCLASPDSRVLGLVGCGAQAVTQLHAISRVFPLTEVLAYDTNPEAQASLARRTAFLGLDVKQVSLAELEERSDIICTATSIAVGAGPVISGKALKPHVHVNAVGSDLPGKTELPRALLEKSLVCPDFTVQALVEGECQQLKPEQVGPDLVTLVKNPDRYESWRQKATVFDSTGYALEDQVVTALFLRHAERLGLGTSVGLETVGGDALDPYSLLHEPGSAARGNLRRATGS from the coding sequence GTGAAGAGCGACGCGACACGGACACTGTTGGTGACTCGGGCGGACCTGCGCTGCATCGTGGAGGAAGTGGGTGCGGACGCGTTGATGGACGAGCTCATCCGCGCGCTCACCGAGGCGCTGCGCACGTTCGACGGTGAGCTCACCGAGGTGCGCAAGCGGGACGGGTTCCTGACGGAGCATCCGCGCCAGCCCGGCTGTCTCGAGTGGATGCCGGTGATGCAGAAGGGCGGCGCCGTCACCGTGAAGATGGTGAGCTACAGCCCCTTCAACCCCGAGGAGCAGGGGCTGCCCACCATCATCGCGACCAACAGCCTGTATGACTCCAGGACGGGCCACCTGGTCGCGCTGATGGACGGCGTGTTCGCCACGGCGCTGCGCACGGGCGCGGCCTCCGCGGTGGCCACGCGCTGCCTGGCCTCGCCGGACAGCCGCGTGCTGGGCCTGGTGGGCTGCGGCGCGCAGGCGGTGACGCAGTTGCACGCCATCAGCCGCGTGTTCCCGCTCACGGAGGTGCTCGCGTACGACACGAACCCGGAGGCGCAGGCGTCGCTCGCGCGTCGCACGGCGTTCCTCGGGCTGGACGTGAAGCAGGTGTCGCTGGCGGAGCTGGAGGAGCGCTCGGACATCATCTGCACCGCGACCTCCATCGCCGTGGGCGCCGGCCCCGTCATCTCCGGCAAGGCGCTCAAGCCGCACGTGCACGTCAACGCCGTGGGCTCGGACCTGCCGGGCAAGACGGAGCTGCCGCGCGCGCTCCTGGAGAAGAGCCTGGTGTGCCCGGACTTCACCGTGCAGGCCCTGGTGGAGGGCGAGTGCCAGCAGCTGAAGCCCGAGCAGGTGGGCCCGGACCTCGTCACGCTGGTGAAGAACCCGGACCGCTACGAGTCCTGGCGCCAGAAGGCCACCGTGTTCGACTCCACCGGGTACGCGCTGGAGGACCAGGTCGTCACCGCGCTGTTCCTGCGCCACGCGGAGCGGCTGGGCCTGGGCACGTCCGTGGGGCTGGAGACGGTGGGCGGCGACGCATTGGATCCCTACTCGCTCCTGCACGAGCCGGGGTCCGCGGCCCGCGGCAACCTGCGCCGCGCCACGGGCAGCTGA
- a CDS encoding formylglycine-generating enzyme family protein, with protein sequence MSVDVVGETQSQQSPVSRNEVTEPDAPAMDLVWIPGGTYWMGSDHHYPEEKPAHQVTVSGFWMDRHTVTNADFARFVQATGYVTVAERPLNPDDFPGATPELLVPGSLVFRKTAQRVSLKDLTQWWAYTPGACWRAPEGPGSTWLGRERHPVVHVAYEDAEAYATWAGKALPTEAEWERAARGGLDRKVYVWGDEFSPGGRQMANIWQGEFPWQNLNTDGFEGTSPVGTFPPNGYGLFDMAGNVWEWTCDWYQERHQGNGGKACCIPVNPRGPASGGKSLDPSLPHVSIPRRVLKGGSHLCASNYCLRYRPAARSPQSIDSGTSHIGFRCVVHVSDA encoded by the coding sequence ATGAGCGTGGATGTCGTCGGTGAAACCCAGAGCCAGCAGTCCCCCGTCTCGCGCAACGAGGTGACGGAGCCGGACGCGCCCGCCATGGACCTGGTGTGGATTCCGGGCGGCACCTACTGGATGGGCTCCGACCACCACTATCCGGAGGAGAAGCCCGCGCACCAGGTGACGGTCAGCGGCTTCTGGATGGACCGGCACACGGTGACCAACGCCGACTTCGCGCGCTTCGTCCAGGCCACCGGCTACGTCACCGTCGCCGAGCGTCCGCTGAATCCGGACGACTTCCCCGGCGCCACGCCGGAGCTGCTGGTGCCCGGCTCACTCGTCTTCCGCAAGACGGCCCAGCGCGTGAGCCTGAAGGATTTGACGCAGTGGTGGGCCTATACCCCCGGGGCCTGCTGGAGGGCCCCGGAAGGGCCCGGCAGCACGTGGCTCGGCCGCGAGCGCCACCCCGTGGTCCACGTCGCCTATGAAGACGCGGAGGCCTACGCCACCTGGGCCGGCAAGGCCCTGCCCACCGAGGCCGAGTGGGAGCGCGCGGCCCGCGGCGGCCTGGACCGCAAGGTGTACGTCTGGGGTGACGAGTTCTCTCCGGGAGGCCGGCAGATGGCCAACATCTGGCAAGGAGAGTTCCCCTGGCAGAACCTGAACACCGATGGGTTCGAGGGGACCTCGCCAGTCGGGACCTTCCCACCCAACGGGTATGGGCTCTTCGACATGGCGGGCAACGTGTGGGAGTGGACCTGCGACTGGTACCAGGAGCGCCACCAGGGCAACGGCGGCAAGGCGTGCTGCATCCCCGTCAACCCGCGCGGCCCCGCCTCCGGTGGCAAGAGCCTGGACCCGAGCCTTCCGCACGTGAGCATCCCTCGCCGCGTCCTCAAGGGCGGCAGCCACCTTTGCGCGTCCAACTATTGCCTGCGCTATCGCCCCGCCGCGCGCTCGCCGCAGTCCATCGACAGCGGAACCTCGCACATCGGATTCCGATGTGTCGTCCATGTCTCGGACGCGTGA
- a CDS encoding bifunctional aspartate transaminase/aspartate 4-decarboxylase, with product METRTETETSVREETDTTTPRELHKLSPFELKDTLIEMADESAKTRAAVMLNAGRGNPNWIATTPREAFFLMGQFALSESRRTWNEPEVGLAGMPKSPGIARRLRDFLDGQEDSAAVRLLRDSLEHGVRELGFDENAFVWELTDAAIGDNYPVPDRMLVHAERIVRAYLAKEMCDGRPPPGRFDLFAVEGGTAAMTYIFRSLMVNGLLQKGDTIALGTPIFTPYLEIPRLEEFDLRTVDIRQSEMSEEGRHVWQYPESELRKLEDPRIKAFFVVHPGNPGATAMRRESLDLLVDIVRKKRPDLLLLTDDVYGTFVEGFRSLAAELPHNTLLVYSYSKHFGCTGWRLGVVALHEDNIIDDMISRLPAAQREMLEERYGSITLEPERLKFIDRMVADSRAVALNHTAGLSLPQQLQMSLFSLFALLDKDDAYKKRCRRICRERLAALYQGMGVDLPEDPLRSAYYQTLDLEAWGRKHVGKDFVEYEEARHDPLDIVLALARRHGVVLLNGSGFEGPEWSARVSLANLDDEAYPRIGQGLKDIVIRAIQEWKGRKLDS from the coding sequence ATGGAGACGAGGACGGAGACGGAGACGAGCGTGAGGGAGGAGACGGACACCACCACGCCACGCGAGCTCCACAAGCTCAGCCCCTTCGAGCTGAAGGACACGCTCATCGAGATGGCGGACGAGTCCGCGAAGACGCGCGCGGCGGTGATGCTCAACGCGGGGCGGGGCAACCCCAACTGGATTGCCACCACGCCGCGCGAGGCGTTCTTCCTGATGGGGCAGTTCGCGCTGAGCGAGAGCCGCCGCACCTGGAACGAGCCCGAGGTGGGGCTCGCGGGCATGCCGAAGTCACCGGGCATCGCCCGGCGGCTGCGCGACTTCCTGGACGGACAGGAGGACAGCGCGGCGGTGAGGCTCCTGCGCGACTCGCTGGAGCACGGCGTGCGCGAGCTGGGCTTCGACGAGAACGCGTTCGTCTGGGAGCTCACCGACGCGGCCATCGGCGACAACTATCCGGTGCCGGACCGGATGCTCGTCCACGCGGAGCGAATCGTCCGGGCCTATCTGGCGAAGGAGATGTGTGACGGCCGTCCGCCGCCGGGGCGCTTCGACCTGTTCGCCGTCGAGGGTGGCACCGCGGCGATGACGTACATCTTCCGCTCGCTGATGGTGAACGGCCTGCTCCAGAAGGGGGACACCATCGCCCTGGGCACGCCCATCTTCACGCCCTACCTGGAGATTCCGCGCCTGGAGGAGTTCGACCTGCGCACGGTGGACATCCGGCAGAGCGAGATGAGCGAGGAGGGGCGGCACGTGTGGCAGTATCCGGAGTCGGAGCTGCGCAAGCTGGAGGACCCGCGCATCAAGGCCTTCTTCGTGGTCCACCCCGGCAACCCGGGCGCGACGGCGATGCGGCGCGAGTCGTTGGACCTGCTGGTGGACATCGTCCGGAAGAAGCGGCCGGACCTGCTGCTCCTGACGGATGACGTGTACGGCACCTTCGTGGAGGGCTTCCGCTCGCTGGCGGCGGAGCTGCCTCACAACACGCTGCTCGTCTACTCGTACTCGAAGCACTTCGGGTGCACCGGCTGGCGCCTGGGCGTGGTGGCGCTCCACGAGGACAACATCATCGACGACATGATTTCGCGCCTGCCGGCCGCCCAGCGCGAGATGCTCGAGGAGCGCTACGGCTCCATCACCCTGGAGCCCGAGCGGCTGAAGTTCATCGACCGCATGGTGGCGGACAGCCGCGCGGTGGCGCTGAACCACACCGCGGGCCTGTCCCTGCCGCAGCAGCTCCAGATGTCGCTGTTCTCGCTGTTCGCGCTCCTGGACAAGGACGACGCGTACAAGAAGCGCTGCCGGCGCATCTGCCGGGAGCGACTGGCCGCGCTGTACCAGGGCATGGGCGTGGACCTGCCGGAGGACCCGCTGCGCTCGGCGTACTACCAGACGCTGGATCTGGAGGCGTGGGGGCGCAAGCACGTGGGCAAGGACTTCGTGGAGTACGAGGAGGCGCGGCATGACCCGCTCGACATCGTGCTCGCGCTGGCGCGCAGGCATGGCGTGGTGCTGCTCAACGGCAGCGGCTTCGAGGGGCCGGAGTGGTCGGCCCGCGTGTCGCTGGCGAACCTGGATGACGAGGCCTACCCGCGCATCGGCCAGGGACTCAAGGACATCGTCATCCGCGCCATCCAGGAGTGGAAGGGACGCAAGCTGGACTCGTGA
- a CDS encoding type II asparaginase, translated as MNGSKNSMRGLLCAVGLLLTGAGIAAQEGQARPTPPSTDAASDPASTRSKGGRAAEPLPSVRILATGGTIAGAQGSPQGYGYKAGAFKVEDLIKGVPNLGKLARLSGEQVVNIGSQDMNDAVWLKLAKRTNELLASPDVDAVVVTHGTDTLEETAYFLDLVVKSDKPVVLVGSMRPATATSADGPGNLYNAVAVAASPEAKGRGVLIVINDEIHAARNVTKTNTTNVETFRSLNRGPAGVVNTGDIHWYEKMDKRHTVDSEFSIAGESALPRVDILYAHANMSPDLIDSAVKNGAKGLVIAGVGDGNMTQPALDTLAKHVKKGVVVVRSTRLPSGLVLRNNEINDDQKGFVASGELNPAKSRVLLQLALLETKDPTRVQRMFEEY; from the coding sequence ATGAATGGCTCGAAGAATTCGATGCGAGGACTGTTGTGCGCGGTCGGCCTGCTGCTGACGGGCGCGGGCATCGCCGCGCAGGAGGGCCAGGCCCGACCCACGCCCCCCAGCACGGACGCGGCGTCGGATCCGGCGAGCACCCGGTCGAAGGGTGGCAGGGCCGCGGAGCCGCTGCCGTCGGTGCGCATCCTGGCGACGGGGGGGACCATCGCCGGGGCGCAGGGCAGTCCCCAGGGGTATGGCTACAAGGCGGGGGCCTTCAAGGTCGAGGACCTCATCAAGGGCGTGCCGAACCTGGGCAAGCTGGCGCGGCTGTCCGGTGAGCAGGTGGTGAACATCGGCAGCCAGGACATGAACGACGCGGTGTGGCTGAAGCTGGCGAAGCGGACCAACGAGCTGTTGGCCTCGCCGGACGTGGATGCTGTCGTCGTCACGCACGGCACGGACACGCTGGAGGAGACGGCGTACTTCCTGGACCTGGTGGTCAAGAGCGACAAGCCGGTGGTCCTGGTGGGCTCCATGCGGCCCGCCACCGCCACCAGCGCGGACGGGCCGGGCAACCTCTACAACGCGGTGGCCGTGGCGGCGTCGCCGGAGGCGAAGGGGCGGGGTGTGCTCATCGTCATCAACGATGAAATCCACGCGGCCCGCAACGTGACGAAGACGAACACCACCAACGTGGAGACCTTCCGCAGCTTGAACCGCGGCCCCGCGGGCGTGGTCAACACGGGTGACATCCACTGGTACGAGAAGATGGACAAGCGGCACACGGTGGACTCCGAGTTCTCCATCGCGGGCGAGAGCGCGCTGCCGCGCGTGGACATCCTCTACGCGCACGCGAACATGAGCCCGGACCTCATCGACTCGGCGGTGAAGAACGGCGCCAAGGGGCTGGTCATCGCGGGGGTGGGGGACGGGAACATGACCCAGCCCGCGCTCGACACGCTGGCCAAGCACGTGAAGAAGGGCGTGGTGGTGGTGCGCAGCACGCGCCTGCCGAGCGGACTGGTGCTGCGCAACAATGAAATCAACGATGACCAGAAGGGCTTCGTGGCCTCGGGCGAGCTGAACCCGGCGAAGTCGCGCGTGCTGCTCCAGCTGGCGCTGCTGGAGACCAAGGACCCCACGCGCGTCCAGCGGATGTTCGAGGAGTACTGA
- a CDS encoding DUF1254 domain-containing protein — translation MLEQATTGLSAQEARDIAREAYVFGLPLVEHYRLFAMTFRPESPQFRPADQFLHFSRLSTPEDREVVSPNNDTLYSVAALDLRGGPVVLETPELNGRYFCNQLVDITTNNLPYIGTRATGTAPGRFVVSGPDWTGQLPESLKDATVIRSDSWFVAALLRVGVDGPKDLAAAAPLQRRFKATPLHVFSEQPAPALPDVSWLPYFDDKADTSLKAFEYINFMMQWHRFSEAERPLLARLARVGVRPGESFDSKSLPPDLRDAMLEGVREARESIQQRPTLHQGWELPDPKVGEFGDDYALRARVAWNYLYANSPAEALYPITHLDAAGRPLDGARARYVLRFPKEAIPPVRFFWSLTAYDAKSHMLVENDIHRYSLGDRSRTLRRSEDGSISFFLQGTPPEAARQSNWLPVPSAPFYLLLRLYGPTGSALQGRYVPPAVEALSD, via the coding sequence ATGTTGGAGCAAGCGACCACGGGGCTGTCGGCCCAGGAGGCGCGAGACATCGCGCGTGAGGCGTATGTCTTCGGCCTGCCCCTGGTGGAGCACTACCGGCTGTTCGCCATGACGTTCCGTCCGGAGTCGCCGCAGTTCCGACCCGCCGACCAGTTCCTGCACTTCTCCCGGCTGTCCACCCCCGAGGACCGGGAGGTCGTCTCACCGAACAACGACACGCTCTACTCGGTGGCGGCGCTGGATTTGCGAGGCGGGCCGGTGGTTCTGGAGACGCCGGAGCTGAACGGGCGCTACTTCTGCAACCAGCTGGTCGACATCACGACGAACAACCTGCCGTACATCGGCACGCGGGCCACGGGCACGGCACCCGGGCGGTTCGTCGTCTCGGGTCCCGACTGGACGGGGCAGCTGCCCGAGTCGCTGAAGGATGCGACGGTCATCCGGTCCGACTCCTGGTTCGTGGCGGCGCTGCTGCGCGTCGGCGTGGACGGCCCGAAGGACCTGGCGGCCGCGGCCCCACTCCAGCGACGGTTCAAGGCGACGCCGCTCCACGTGTTCTCCGAGCAGCCGGCGCCCGCGCTCCCCGACGTGTCGTGGCTGCCGTACTTCGATGACAAGGCGGACACGTCGCTGAAGGCGTTCGAGTACATCAACTTCATGATGCAGTGGCACCGGTTCTCCGAAGCGGAGCGCCCGCTGCTGGCGAGGCTCGCGCGCGTCGGCGTGCGGCCCGGGGAGTCCTTCGACTCGAAGTCGCTGCCGCCGGACCTCCGCGACGCGATGTTGGAGGGAGTGCGCGAGGCCCGGGAGTCGATCCAGCAGCGGCCGACGCTGCATCAGGGGTGGGAGCTGCCGGACCCGAAGGTGGGCGAGTTCGGTGACGACTACGCGCTGCGCGCCCGCGTGGCGTGGAACTACCTCTACGCGAACTCGCCGGCCGAGGCCCTCTATCCCATCACCCACCTGGATGCCGCGGGCCGTCCGCTCGACGGGGCCCGTGCCCGCTACGTGCTGCGCTTCCCGAAGGAGGCGATTCCCCCGGTGCGCTTCTTCTGGTCCCTCACCGCGTACGACGCGAAGAGCCACATGCTGGTGGAGAACGACATCCATCGCTACTCGCTGGGCGACCGCTCGCGCACGCTGAGGCGGTCCGAGGATGGCTCCATCTCGTTCTTCCTCCAGGGCACGCCCCCCGAGGCCGCGCGTCAGTCCAACTGGCTGCCGGTGCCCTCCGCGCCGTTCTATCTGCTGCTTCGGCTCTACGGTCCCACCGGGTCCGCGCTTCAGGGGCGCTACGTGCCTCCGGCGGTCGAGGCGTTGAGCGATTGA
- a CDS encoding neuromedin U has translation MWVLLPGLVFAADTKPPAEEGQDHQQDLAKAVQNPVAALISVPLQDNVDLGVEPGDRVRNTLNIQPVVPLPLTRDFNVITRVILPILYQPDLGDGEGGTFGLGDTSATFFLAPKKPGALIWGIGPAFLLPTATNEVLGTGKWSVGPSVVALIQPEPWSIGVLANNVFSVFGGDDRATVNQLLLQYFVSYNLPKGWYLTSAPLLTANWEAPSGEKWTVPFGLGAGKVFTVGKQALNGSVSAYYNAIRPDLPGAAEWQLRIQLSFLFPLKKKH, from the coding sequence ATGTGGGTGCTGCTGCCGGGCCTCGTGTTCGCCGCGGACACGAAGCCCCCAGCGGAGGAGGGGCAGGACCACCAGCAGGACCTGGCGAAGGCCGTGCAGAACCCGGTGGCCGCGCTCATCAGCGTGCCCCTGCAGGACAACGTGGACCTGGGCGTGGAGCCCGGTGATCGCGTCCGCAACACGCTCAACATCCAGCCCGTGGTGCCCCTGCCGCTGACGCGGGACTTCAACGTCATCACCCGCGTCATCCTGCCCATCCTGTACCAGCCGGACCTGGGGGACGGGGAAGGTGGGACGTTCGGCCTGGGGGACACGTCGGCCACGTTCTTCCTCGCACCCAAGAAGCCCGGAGCGCTCATCTGGGGCATCGGGCCGGCGTTCCTCCTGCCCACCGCGACGAACGAGGTGCTGGGGACCGGCAAGTGGAGCGTGGGCCCGTCGGTGGTCGCGCTCATCCAGCCCGAGCCGTGGTCCATCGGCGTGCTGGCGAACAACGTGTTCTCCGTCTTCGGCGGGGATGACCGCGCGACGGTCAACCAGCTCCTGTTGCAGTACTTCGTCAGCTACAACCTGCCGAAGGGCTGGTACCTGACGTCAGCGCCGCTGCTCACGGCGAACTGGGAGGCCCCCTCCGGCGAGAAGTGGACCGTCCCCTTCGGCCTGGGCGCGGGCAAGGTCTTCACCGTCGGCAAGCAGGCGCTCAACGGCTCCGTGTCCGCGTACTACAACGCCATCCGTCCCGACCTTCCGGGCGCGGCCGAGTGGCAGCTCCGCATCCAGCTCTCCTTCCTCTTCCCGCTGAAGAAGAAGCACTGA
- a CDS encoding HAD family hydrolase produces the protein MSKPLPSWNDGATRQALLDFVSAVTTEGSAAYVRPEDRVAVFDNDGTLWAEQPMYVQALFAVDRVRELAPEHPEWRGQQPFKALIEGDEKALAALTEHDAAALVAATHAGMTTAEFSRTAKAWLAKAKHPRFQRPFTHCVYQPMLELLELLRANGFTPHIVSGGGIDFLRAFCEQTYGIPSAHVIGSSGKTKLEWRDGRPELVKLPSLTSLDDGEGKPINIHLHIGKRPVLAFGNSDGDLQMLQYAGAPDGPRMRLLLHHDDSAREYAYDRDAKAGRLDRALEVAGQDGWTVVSMRQDWKQVFP, from the coding sequence ATGAGCAAGCCCCTTCCCTCCTGGAACGACGGCGCCACCCGCCAGGCGCTGCTGGACTTCGTGAGCGCGGTCACCACCGAGGGCAGCGCCGCCTACGTCCGACCCGAGGACCGGGTGGCCGTCTTCGACAACGACGGGACGCTGTGGGCCGAGCAGCCCATGTACGTCCAGGCGCTCTTCGCGGTGGACCGCGTCCGGGAGCTGGCGCCGGAGCATCCGGAGTGGCGGGGACAGCAGCCCTTCAAGGCGCTCATCGAAGGCGACGAGAAGGCGCTGGCGGCGCTCACCGAGCACGACGCCGCGGCGCTCGTCGCCGCCACGCACGCGGGCATGACGACGGCGGAGTTCTCGCGCACGGCCAAGGCGTGGCTCGCGAAGGCGAAGCATCCGCGCTTCCAGCGGCCCTTCACCCACTGCGTCTATCAGCCCATGTTGGAGCTGCTGGAGCTGCTGCGGGCGAACGGCTTCACGCCGCACATCGTGTCGGGCGGTGGCATCGACTTCCTGCGCGCGTTCTGCGAGCAGACCTACGGCATCCCCTCGGCCCACGTGATTGGCAGCAGCGGGAAGACGAAGCTGGAGTGGCGCGATGGCAGGCCCGAGCTCGTGAAGCTGCCCAGCCTCACCAGCCTGGACGACGGCGAGGGCAAGCCCATCAACATCCACCTGCACATCGGCAAGCGGCCGGTGCTCGCCTTCGGCAACTCGGACGGCGACCTGCAGATGTTGCAGTACGCGGGGGCGCCAGACGGGCCCCGGATGCGCCTCTTGCTCCACCATGACGACAGCGCGCGCGAGTACGCCTATGACCGCGACGCCAAGGCCGGGCGACTGGACCGCGCGCTCGAGGTGGCGGGCCAGGACGGCTGGACGGTGGTGAGCATGCGCCAGGACTGGAAGCAGGTGTTCCCTTAA